The following are encoded in a window of Mycoplasmopsis verecunda genomic DNA:
- the efp gene encoding elongation factor P yields MINVNEFKPGITFEDEGEIFVVLDAQHSKQGRGQANVKAKVKNLRTGSTTIKSYTGGDKVKPAHIDKRRMNFLYSDGENIILMDNETFEQVEIPVSHVEWELNFLKEGQDVQIRKFQEEVLDVELPANVDLLVTEAPDAVKGNTTTNPQKKVVVETGFELETPMFIKEGDVISVSTETGKYVGKSNK; encoded by the coding sequence ATGATTAATGTTAACGAATTCAAACCAGGAATCACATTTGAAGATGAAGGTGAAATTTTTGTAGTTCTTGATGCTCAGCACTCAAAACAAGGACGTGGTCAAGCAAACGTTAAGGCAAAAGTTAAAAACTTAAGAACAGGATCTACAACTATTAAATCATACACAGGTGGTGATAAAGTTAAACCAGCTCACATCGATAAAAGAAGAATGAACTTCTTATATTCAGATGGAGAAAATATTATTTTAATGGATAATGAAACATTTGAACAAGTTGAAATTCCAGTTTCACATGTTGAATGAGAATTAAACTTCTTAAAAGAAGGACAAGATGTTCAAATTAGAAAATTCCAAGAAGAAGTTCTTGATGTTGAATTACCAGCTAATGTTGACTTACTAGTAACTGAAGCTCCAGACGCAGTAAAAGGTAATACAACTACAAACCCACAAAAGAAAGTTGTTGTTGAAACAGGATTCGAATTAGAAACACCTATGTTTATAAAAGAAGGTGACGTTATTTCAGTTTCTACAGAAACAGGAAAATACGTTGGAAAATCAAATAAATAA
- a CDS encoding MMB_0454 family protein yields MNWITVPYNSNQSYIVQESAIVDVVNNAIASTKYVKSNPSNMRLSFDDNHSNVQIYIDVKIRNSQKNDINPYAIIKELTFKIEEGVRSLIDKRPKNVQVVLMDIY; encoded by the coding sequence ATGAACTGAATTACAGTACCATATAACTCAAATCAAAGCTATATCGTTCAAGAATCAGCAATTGTTGATGTTGTAAATAATGCTATAGCAAGTACAAAGTATGTCAAAAGTAATCCATCAAATATGAGATTAAGTTTTGATGATAATCACTCTAATGTTCAAATATATATAGATGTTAAAATTCGCAATTCTCAAAAAAACGATATTAATCCCTATGCAATAATTAAGGAATTAACATTTAAAATTGAAGAAGGTGTTAGATCTTTAATTGATAAAAGACCTAAAAATGTACAAGTTGTTTTAATGGATATATACTAA
- a CDS encoding MAGa3780 family membrane protein: MKKKISSFFKKYFGHFTAQDWVTWTIGLILILTYIIVTLLEWHFRSLWVLEAYNLKGADGQSILQNIKEIADTNNPDTKRVITELVYPNATYLFWGGSTYWFTFMSNVLMGVTLFLYPIYQKSRRAQTFYFASMVYIIIVMLGYWGGVIFDHSIITSNRPFELGKTLIMHAVAPFLGLSTLFIYERKRIRIATKSIWAFMAWPIAYLLFTVAIYFIGYKFMQPFGGTELQRGVTIYGVVSFYHPLGYQGNSIFVVVVLDIIMVLCAIFAGPIIGFTLRKILRILQPKQRKLPPIYFIHPRTKKDILKTKQKAKLEKMIFKKVKKNSKEEILAKN, encoded by the coding sequence ATGAAGAAAAAAATCTCAAGTTTTTTTAAGAAATATTTCGGACATTTTACTGCACAAGATTGAGTAACTTGAACTATTGGGCTAATTTTAATTCTAACTTATATAATCGTTACATTACTAGAATGGCATTTTAGAAGTTTATGGGTTTTAGAAGCTTACAATTTAAAAGGTGCCGATGGTCAAAGCATACTTCAAAATATAAAAGAAATAGCTGATACAAATAATCCTGATACTAAACGTGTGATTACAGAATTAGTTTATCCGAATGCTACATATTTATTTTGAGGTGGTTCAACATATTGATTCACCTTTATGTCAAATGTTTTAATGGGAGTTACATTATTTCTATATCCGATATATCAAAAATCTCGTAGAGCACAAACATTTTATTTTGCTTCAATGGTTTACATAATTATCGTTATGTTAGGTTATTGAGGAGGTGTTATTTTTGATCACTCAATTATTACCTCTAATCGTCCGTTTGAACTTGGTAAAACTTTAATTATGCATGCGGTAGCTCCATTTTTAGGATTATCAACTTTATTTATCTATGAAAGAAAAAGAATTAGAATAGCAACCAAATCAATATGAGCCTTTATGGCTTGACCTATTGCATATTTATTATTTACAGTTGCTATATATTTCATAGGTTATAAATTTATGCAACCTTTTGGTGGAACTGAATTACAACGTGGGGTAACTATTTACGGAGTTGTTTCATTTTATCATCCATTAGGATATCAAGGGAATTCAATTTTTGTTGTAGTTGTGCTAGATATAATTATGGTTCTTTGTGCTATATTCGCAGGACCAATTATAGGATTTACATTAAGAAAAATACTAAGAATACTACAACCTAAGCAAAGAAAACTTCCTCCAATTTATTTTATTCATCCAAGAACAAAAAAAGATATATTAAAAACAAAACAAAAAGCTAAGCTTGAAAAAATGATATTTAAGAAAGTGAAAAAAAATAGCAAGGAAGAAATTCTGGCTAAAAATTAA
- a CDS encoding nicotinate phosphoribosyltransferase has product MQDKEKYIASYFHKTKEILATKKPHNTIIMQFFQRKDDAILCGMNEVLDILKTQTDTSKYIIRYLPDGTHINNLDIVLELEGQYQEFGIWEGLIDGILSRNTSIATNAYHCVQAAKNRQVIFMGDRADHYINQEIDGYAVRLGGIKLVSTLAQKDANHQEETVFGSMPHVLIQGFNGDVVEATKAYHELFPNNKLIALVDYHNDVIGDSLKIWNALGNKVWGVRIDTSKNMVDHMFDGEQPQYGVNPEQIFRLRKALDEAGATNYKIVVSSGFNADKIKMFEDLNTPVDYYGVGQSIFKLNNSFSADATILNGQKQAKEGRSYRANPNLITFKN; this is encoded by the coding sequence ATGCAAGATAAAGAAAAATATATTGCTTCCTACTTTCACAAAACTAAAGAAATTCTTGCTACAAAAAAACCACATAATACAATCATTATGCAGTTTTTCCAAAGAAAAGATGATGCAATTTTATGTGGTATGAATGAGGTTTTAGATATTTTAAAAACTCAAACAGATACATCTAAATACATTATTAGATATTTACCTGACGGTACACATATAAATAATTTAGATATTGTATTAGAACTTGAAGGTCAATATCAAGAATTTGGTATTTGAGAAGGGCTGATTGATGGTATTTTATCTAGAAATACTTCAATTGCTACTAATGCATATCACTGTGTACAAGCTGCTAAAAATAGACAAGTTATTTTTATGGGTGATCGTGCTGATCATTATATCAATCAAGAAATTGATGGATATGCAGTTAGATTAGGTGGAATTAAATTAGTTTCAACTCTAGCACAAAAAGATGCTAATCATCAAGAAGAAACTGTATTTGGTTCAATGCCTCATGTTTTAATTCAAGGTTTTAATGGGGATGTTGTTGAAGCAACCAAAGCTTATCATGAATTATTCCCAAACAATAAACTAATTGCTTTAGTTGATTATCACAATGATGTAATTGGAGATTCACTCAAAATATGAAATGCTTTAGGTAATAAAGTTTGAGGTGTTCGTATTGATACAAGCAAAAATATGGTAGACCATATGTTTGATGGCGAACAACCTCAATATGGTGTAAATCCTGAACAAATATTTAGATTAAGAAAAGCATTAGATGAAGCAGGAGCTACAAATTACAAAATTGTAGTTTCTTCAGGTTTTAATGCTGACAAAATTAAAATGTTTGAGGATTTAAATACACCTGTTGATTATTACGGAGTTGGTCAAAGTATTTTTAAATTAAATAATTCCTTTTCAGCTGATGCAACTATTTTAAATGGTCAAAAGCAAGCTAAAGAAGGTCGTAGTTATAGAGCAAATCCAAATTTAATTACTTTTAAAAATTAA
- a CDS encoding FMN-dependent NADH-azoreductase, whose protein sequence is MQKITLLDGHIVAEGNSVSHKILDLVQEYYQADANNEITKIDLNTTKHAQVFMTANNFATYWTDVESDKWIELMKNTDILVITNPMINFSGSVLVKNFIDSIAVANKTFSYKYSHKGDAIGLLTNLKKVIIISTQGAPEGWYPFGDHATWLEGTFKFLGAQEVKHIKWYGTKVKPTADIKLDELQEHLSDKLLEAVK, encoded by the coding sequence ATGCAAAAAATAACACTTTTAGACGGACACATTGTTGCCGAAGGTAATTCAGTATCACACAAAATTCTAGACTTAGTACAAGAATATTATCAAGCTGATGCAAATAATGAAATTACTAAAATTGATTTAAATACAACTAAACATGCGCAAGTATTTATGACTGCAAATAATTTTGCTACATATTGAACAGATGTTGAATCAGATAAATGAATCGAACTTATGAAAAATACTGATATTTTAGTTATCACAAATCCTATGATTAATTTTTCGGGTTCAGTATTAGTTAAAAATTTCATTGATTCAATTGCAGTAGCTAATAAAACATTTAGCTACAAATATTCACATAAAGGTGATGCTATTGGATTATTAACAAATCTCAAAAAAGTAATTATTATATCAACTCAAGGAGCACCAGAAGGATGATATCCATTCGGGGATCACGCTACATGGCTTGAAGGAACATTTAAATTTCTAGGAGCTCAAGAAGTAAAACACATCAAATGATATGGAACAAAAGTAAAACCTACTGCAGATATTAAATTAGATGAATTACAGGAACATCTATCTGATAAATTATTAGAAGCAGTTAAATAA
- a CDS encoding variable surface lipoprotein has translation MKRWKFLLTLGTIGTATLPIVAASCGGGNKTQESKPQDPITTPTPVVKSVKKSIPASTLTPAIKTLKHNVTIASIGDLNKAVNNYNADVAKFENDQTYNNLKLVYNINLGDFKFNDTILYTREQFGKLKDKLDKTKIDTNVDLGVLTLDANNQEELKKAEEVIQHAFNNYYVNANWFESTLKDKFKAAGASTLTGSVTLEKAIKNGKQAEYNSLVNEIKKFMLDNANLKLADDLKITKLDQNIHKGWSLNLTLQKGDLKAKGVKLDFKKPKADWSDKQILEENLKGSKFEKVKQSVSQKVFNYKEFIYAMSPKGAEIVKPLSNTLIALSVVLLFKQLPFPLSTIAVVTMAKPIVKYLTEVSNKYIETFFQNTQK, from the coding sequence ATGAAAAGATGAAAATTTTTATTAACTTTAGGCACAATAGGAACAGCTACTTTACCTATTGTTGCCGCTTCATGTGGTGGTGGAAATAAAACTCAAGAGTCAAAACCTCAAGATCCAATAACAACACCAACACCAGTAGTTAAATCAGTAAAGAAAAGCATTCCTGCAAGTACTTTAACACCAGCAATTAAAACTTTAAAACACAATGTTACTATAGCAAGCATTGGTGATTTAAATAAAGCAGTAAATAATTATAATGCTGATGTTGCTAAATTTGAAAACGACCAAACATACAATAACCTTAAATTAGTCTACAACATAAATTTAGGTGATTTTAAATTCAACGATACAATTTTATACACGAGAGAACAATTTGGTAAATTAAAAGATAAACTTGATAAAACTAAGATTGATACAAATGTTGATTTAGGGGTTTTAACTCTTGATGCAAATAATCAAGAAGAATTAAAAAAAGCTGAAGAAGTAATTCAACATGCATTTAATAATTATTATGTTAATGCAAATTGATTTGAAAGCACTTTAAAAGACAAATTCAAAGCAGCAGGAGCAAGTACATTAACAGGATCAGTTACTCTAGAAAAAGCAATTAAAAATGGTAAGCAAGCAGAATACAATTCATTAGTAAATGAAATTAAAAAATTCATGTTAGATAATGCTAATTTAAAACTTGCAGACGATTTAAAAATTACTAAATTAGATCAAAATATCCACAAAGGATGATCATTAAATCTAACTTTACAAAAAGGTGATTTAAAAGCTAAAGGTGTGAAATTAGATTTCAAAAAACCAAAAGCCGATTGAAGTGATAAACAAATTTTAGAAGAAAACTTAAAAGGATCAAAATTTGAAAAAGTTAAACAATCTGTATCTCAAAAAGTTTTTAACTATAAAGAATTTATTTATGCAATGTCACCTAAAGGTGCAGAAATAGTTAAACCACTTTCAAATACTTTAATTGCTTTATCTGTTGTTTTATTATTTAAACAATTACCATTCCCACTTAGCACAATTGCAGTAGTTACAATGGCAAAACCAATAGTTAAATATTTAACGGAAGTGTCAAATAAATATATTGAAACATTCTTTCAAAATACACAAAAATAA
- a CDS encoding glycosyltransferase, with protein MRLSIISLVGEDATYVDTFLYSLKEQETQSFEIILCINKNSEAKNIFNVAKKYYEFFGSRLVIITNSKDNSYQHNLVSAFRIIKGDYVTVINSDSSIKKYFIGDIIEQAQRFNVDVLEFKPRLVGTIRFKPKERTELDKILDISKNPNIIAYTYPFIFNKVFKKSLVKKITKYKPRITNDSIVCLELNYLLLMEAKKYKYLDFRIIRQYIPSDTWFNSKVLLDSFNVVDDNAKRLELKIQEELKYAKYYFIKLLLTGFLSETYFVYRHFSKNDKEQLEEKRSKILIQKHDELLKKIESSEEFQTFLRTNIYMMVDSPETQMLREDYKKLVKTKILDNLE; from the coding sequence ATGAGATTATCAATTATTTCACTTGTTGGTGAAGATGCTACATATGTGGACACATTTTTATATTCATTAAAAGAACAAGAAACACAAAGTTTTGAAATTATTTTATGCATTAATAAAAATTCCGAAGCAAAAAATATCTTTAATGTAGCTAAAAAATATTATGAATTTTTCGGTAGCAGATTAGTTATTATTACTAATTCAAAGGATAATTCTTATCAACATAATTTAGTTAGTGCTTTTAGAATCATTAAAGGTGATTATGTAACAGTAATTAATTCTGATTCAAGTATTAAAAAATATTTTATCGGAGATATTATTGAACAAGCACAACGTTTCAATGTCGATGTATTAGAATTTAAACCTAGACTAGTTGGAACAATTCGTTTTAAACCAAAAGAAAGAACAGAGCTTGATAAGATTTTAGACATTTCTAAAAATCCAAACATTATTGCTTACACATATCCATTTATATTTAATAAAGTATTTAAAAAATCACTTGTTAAAAAAATAACTAAATATAAACCAAGAATAACTAATGATTCAATTGTTTGTCTAGAATTAAATTACTTACTTTTAATGGAAGCTAAAAAATACAAATACTTAGACTTTAGAATTATTCGCCAATACATTCCATCAGACACCTGATTTAATTCAAAAGTTCTGCTAGATTCTTTTAATGTAGTTGATGATAATGCAAAACGATTGGAGTTAAAAATTCAAGAAGAATTAAAATATGCTAAATACTATTTTATTAAATTACTTCTAACTGGATTTTTATCTGAAACATACTTTGTTTACAGACACTTTTCGAAAAACGATAAAGAACAATTAGAAGAGAAAAGAAGCAAAATATTAATTCAAAAACACGATGAATTATTAAAGAAAATTGAAAGTAGCGAAGAATTTCAAACATTCTTACGCACCAATATATATATGATGGTTGATTCACCAGAAACACAAATGTTACGAGAAGATTATAAAAAACTAGTTAAAACTAAGATTTTGGATAATCTAGAGTAA
- a CDS encoding RDD family protein, giving the protein MYKNASFFKRFFSNLIDFVIFFAFALAIFFTVKPTLITQQTSTGYYYASISLITIWMNCYYIVFPLLWRGKTIGMFVFNLKLISSKDKTFHYSLIFKRNMFGCLFVTINFIIILSATSATDLSNLRNHTDNVKNLDYKIQVVTAIITALMGTWFLLHTLDYVILIFSKKKLTIIDIAFNSRIVEDKLLEKISSKDVILIPYYYTERTFKYFKEQEGE; this is encoded by the coding sequence ATGTATAAAAATGCCAGTTTTTTCAAAAGGTTTTTTTCTAATTTAATTGATTTTGTTATCTTTTTTGCTTTTGCTTTAGCGATATTTTTTACAGTTAAACCAACATTAATTACACAGCAAACATCAACAGGTTATTATTATGCTTCTATTTCATTAATAACTATATGAATGAATTGTTACTATATTGTTTTTCCACTTTTATGAAGAGGAAAAACAATTGGGATGTTTGTTTTTAATCTCAAATTAATTTCCTCAAAAGATAAAACTTTTCATTATTCCTTAATTTTCAAGCGGAATATGTTTGGTTGCTTATTTGTGACAATTAATTTTATTATTATATTATCAGCTACATCAGCAACAGATTTATCAAATTTGCGAAATCATACAGATAATGTTAAAAACCTTGATTATAAAATTCAAGTTGTCACTGCTATTATTACTGCATTAATGGGGACTTGATTTTTATTACACACACTCGATTATGTGATATTGATCTTTTCTAAGAAAAAATTAACCATTATTGATATTGCATTTAATTCTCGTATTGTAGAAGATAAATTATTAGAAAAAATATCTTCAAAAGATGTTATTCTAATTCCTTATTACTACACAGAAAGAACATTTAAATATTTTAAAGAACAAGAAGGAGAATAA